A portion of the Granulosicoccus antarcticus IMCC3135 genome contains these proteins:
- the cobJ gene encoding precorrin-3B C(17)-methyltransferase has translation MSGWLTVVGLGPGDDAMTTPQVSATLQAATDVVGYSKYVERVPERTDLTRHASDNRVELERAQFALDLAAGGSQVVIVSSGDPGVFAMAAAVFEALEQGPENWLSLDISIQPGISALLAAAASLGAPLGHDFCAINLSDNLKPWALIETRLRLAAQAEFVMALYNPRSAGRPHQFARALDLLRECCGNKTLISFARDVSKPSERLQTMTLAEAKPDMADMRTLVIVGSAYTRRVGRYVYTPRSVA, from the coding sequence ATGAGCGGCTGGCTAACCGTTGTCGGTCTGGGGCCGGGTGATGATGCAATGACAACGCCGCAGGTCAGTGCCACGTTGCAGGCAGCCACTGATGTGGTCGGTTACAGCAAATACGTCGAGCGGGTGCCCGAGCGGACAGATTTGACACGCCACGCCAGTGATAATCGTGTTGAACTCGAAAGGGCACAATTTGCACTGGATCTGGCCGCTGGTGGTTCGCAGGTGGTGATTGTGTCGTCAGGCGATCCAGGGGTATTTGCCATGGCGGCAGCTGTCTTTGAGGCTCTGGAACAAGGTCCTGAGAACTGGTTGTCGCTCGACATATCCATTCAACCTGGTATCAGTGCATTACTGGCAGCGGCGGCGAGTCTGGGAGCTCCGCTAGGTCATGATTTTTGTGCCATTAACCTCAGTGACAACCTGAAACCCTGGGCGTTGATTGAGACCCGGTTGCGTCTGGCGGCTCAGGCAGAGTTTGTCATGGCCTTGTACAACCCGCGCTCGGCTGGCAGGCCTCACCAGTTTGCCAGGGCGCTCGACTTGTTGCGTGAGTGCTGTGGTAACAAGACACTCATCAGTTTTGCACGCGATGTGAGTAAGCCATCGGAACGGTTGCAGACGATGACACTGGCTGAAGCCAAGCCTGATATGGCTGACATGCGAACGCTGGTGATTGTTGGCAGTGCCTATACGCGACGTGTCGGACGGTATGTCTACACACCACGTAGCGTTGCATGA
- the cbiE gene encoding precorrin-6y C5,15-methyltransferase (decarboxylating) subunit CbiE produces MDKPWLTIVGIGEDGISGLSAASRDALKQASQVFGSPRHLQLAEAEDRGCVWPLPFSIQAVLEQRGRPVVVLASGNPFWNGVGSLLSAALPDDEWQSCSSPSSYSLAAARQGWAMESITCLGLHAAPFERLLPVLSRGARIVCLLRDGSAPAQLARWLAEQGFGRSRLSVMEALGGPQERIRTGYADEFKVSDIGALVLVAIEVDGGRGLPRSAGLANELFSHDGQITRSAVRALTLSALAPRCGEMLWDIGTGSGSVSVEWCLTADRTQAIAMDVRSDRLQNAEKNCAAFGLQHRIRIIAATAPDGLTELPLPDAVFVGGGASEHMLDALWKLLPEGTRLVANAVTLETEILLAQWHERVGGRLIRIDLAEAGPLGAGRGWQCARPIVQWSVCR; encoded by the coding sequence ATGGATAAGCCCTGGTTGACTATTGTTGGTATAGGGGAGGATGGTATATCAGGACTGTCCGCTGCGAGTCGTGATGCTTTGAAGCAGGCAAGCCAGGTTTTTGGTTCGCCACGTCATTTACAACTGGCCGAGGCAGAGGATCGCGGTTGTGTCTGGCCTTTGCCATTTTCCATACAGGCTGTTCTGGAGCAGAGAGGCAGGCCGGTTGTGGTTCTGGCATCTGGCAATCCGTTCTGGAATGGAGTCGGTAGCCTGTTGTCTGCCGCCTTGCCTGACGATGAATGGCAGTCATGCTCGTCTCCGTCAAGCTACTCCCTGGCCGCTGCAAGGCAAGGCTGGGCCATGGAGAGCATCACATGTCTTGGCCTGCATGCAGCGCCCTTTGAGCGTTTGCTACCGGTGCTTTCGCGAGGGGCAAGAATAGTTTGCCTGTTGCGAGATGGGTCTGCACCTGCGCAGCTGGCACGATGGTTGGCAGAGCAAGGATTTGGTCGTTCCAGATTGAGTGTCATGGAAGCCCTCGGCGGGCCGCAGGAGCGTATACGGACGGGGTATGCGGATGAATTCAAGGTGTCCGATATTGGTGCACTGGTACTCGTTGCCATAGAGGTGGACGGCGGGCGTGGATTGCCACGAAGTGCAGGCTTGGCAAACGAGCTGTTCTCCCACGATGGCCAGATAACAAGAAGCGCCGTTCGTGCGTTGACACTGTCAGCGCTAGCGCCACGCTGCGGTGAAATGCTCTGGGATATTGGAACAGGGTCGGGCTCGGTGTCGGTGGAATGGTGTTTGACGGCAGACAGAACACAGGCCATTGCGATGGATGTTCGATCTGACAGATTGCAAAACGCGGAGAAGAACTGCGCCGCATTTGGTCTGCAGCATCGTATCCGCATCATCGCAGCAACAGCCCCCGATGGACTGACTGAATTGCCGCTCCCGGATGCGGTGTTTGTCGGTGGCGGTGCCAGCGAGCACATGCTGGACGCTCTCTGGAAGCTTCTGCCTGAAGGTACACGTCTGGTTGCCAATGCCGTTACTCTGGAAACCGAAATTCTGCTTGCCCAATGGCATGAACGCGTTGGCGGCAGGCTGATACGCATCGATCTGGCCGAGGCTGGTCCACTTGGAGCAGGGCGCGGCTGGCAGTGTGCTCGCCCGATTGTTCAATGGAGTGTCTGCCGGTGA
- a CDS encoding glutamine synthetase family protein, translated as MTENSHSFLAGVYDLNGCLRGKRLPAQLADKLGSGAFRMPMSSIGVDIWGTDVDGNSLVMENGDKDGVCEPTGRGPLPIMGPMGSCPLIPMWMNLEEGTPFLADPRRALAHVLNQFAQIGLRPVVATELEFYLVDSSCVRATPTINARSGQPKNDDAIYSLDEIAKISPFLDAVYAMAATCNIPVETAVSEGGPGQFEFNLTHVDDALRAADDAVILKQIVKTCANDNGFSASFMAKPYQDQAGNGFHVHFSMLNANDENVFDNGTEEGSQLMKQALAGLINAMPATMLVFAPHLNSYRRLCLGGLAPTTAAWGYENRTAAIRIPGGSQAARRIEHRVAGADANPYLVLAAILGAALIGIKEKQTPPRPQVGNAHEANARQLPLDWRDATEAFEVDEIIATIFDPSLISMFLACKKQEQDIFKALVTDFEYQAYLDAV; from the coding sequence ATGACTGAGAATAGCCATAGCTTTCTTGCTGGGGTTTATGATTTGAATGGATGCCTGCGTGGCAAACGCCTCCCCGCCCAGCTGGCAGACAAGCTTGGATCAGGCGCGTTTCGAATGCCGATGTCCAGCATTGGCGTTGATATATGGGGCACCGATGTTGATGGCAACTCTCTGGTAATGGAGAACGGTGACAAAGATGGTGTCTGCGAACCAACCGGGCGTGGACCACTGCCAATCATGGGCCCGATGGGTAGCTGTCCACTAATCCCAATGTGGATGAATCTGGAGGAAGGCACACCGTTTCTGGCTGACCCACGTCGCGCCCTTGCCCATGTGTTGAATCAGTTTGCACAGATAGGTTTGAGGCCGGTGGTAGCCACTGAGCTGGAATTCTATCTGGTTGATTCCAGCTGTGTCAGGGCGACCCCGACGATCAATGCCCGCAGCGGTCAACCGAAAAACGATGACGCTATCTACTCGCTGGATGAAATCGCTAAAATATCGCCCTTTCTTGATGCCGTCTACGCCATGGCTGCGACTTGTAATATACCGGTCGAAACTGCCGTTTCCGAAGGCGGACCAGGACAATTTGAATTCAACCTGACCCATGTCGACGATGCACTCAGGGCCGCTGATGATGCGGTTATTCTGAAGCAGATCGTCAAGACTTGTGCTAACGACAATGGATTTTCCGCCAGCTTCATGGCCAAGCCTTATCAGGATCAGGCGGGAAACGGCTTTCATGTGCATTTCAGCATGTTGAACGCCAACGATGAGAATGTCTTCGATAATGGCACCGAAGAAGGATCTCAGCTCATGAAACAGGCGCTCGCCGGGCTGATCAATGCGATGCCTGCAACAATGCTTGTATTTGCGCCCCACCTGAATTCATACCGCCGGTTATGCCTGGGCGGTCTGGCCCCGACAACCGCGGCCTGGGGATATGAAAACCGCACTGCCGCTATCCGTATTCCGGGTGGATCACAGGCCGCACGTCGGATTGAGCATCGGGTCGCCGGAGCAGATGCAAACCCTTACCTGGTTCTGGCAGCCATTCTTGGCGCCGCGCTTATCGGTATCAAAGAAAAACAAACACCACCCAGGCCGCAAGTTGGCAACGCCCATGAAGCCAATGCCAGGCAGCTGCCTCTGGATTGGCGTGATGCGACTGAGGCCTTTGAAGTCGATGA
- a CDS encoding precorrin-2 C(20)-methyltransferase, with translation MKATDTAGTTLRGKVTCVGLGPGDPDLMSVKADRLVRNASHVAYFRKRGRAGQARSIVDGLLRSDVTEFPMEYPVTTELCFSGDDYKQQLAAFYEHWTAQLLSLCGETDVIVLCEGDPFFYGSFMHLHSRLQGQVEVDIVPGITGMSGCWTATDIPITWGDDVLTVLMATLSEEELTRRATGDDALVIMKMGRNLPRVYRALTSAGRLQDAWLVERGTMPGQRVQRLQEVEGTVPYFSMVLVHGKGRRP, from the coding sequence ATGAAGGCCACAGACACTGCAGGCACAACGCTACGTGGCAAGGTAACTTGCGTAGGGCTTGGGCCAGGCGATCCTGACTTGATGAGCGTGAAGGCTGACAGGTTGGTGCGTAATGCCAGCCATGTTGCCTACTTTCGCAAGCGCGGGCGTGCGGGGCAGGCACGCAGCATCGTCGATGGGCTATTGCGTTCAGACGTCACCGAGTTCCCAATGGAATATCCGGTGACGACCGAATTGTGTTTTTCAGGTGACGATTACAAGCAGCAGCTGGCGGCTTTCTACGAACATTGGACAGCACAGCTATTGTCTTTGTGTGGTGAGACAGATGTGATCGTGCTGTGTGAAGGCGATCCCTTCTTCTACGGCTCGTTCATGCATCTACACAGTCGTCTGCAGGGCCAGGTGGAGGTGGATATCGTGCCGGGAATCACCGGTATGTCGGGTTGCTGGACTGCCACGGACATTCCCATCACCTGGGGTGACGATGTACTCACGGTGCTGATGGCAACGCTGAGTGAGGAGGAGCTGACCCGCCGTGCTACTGGTGATGACGCTCTTGTCATCATGAAGATGGGTCGCAATCTACCTCGCGTTTACCGCGCACTGACTAGCGCAGGGCGGTTGCAGGATGCCTGGCTGGTTGAGCGCGGCACCATGCCCGGACAACGTGTCCAGCGCTTGCAGGAGGTAGAAGGCACGGTTCCGTACTTCTCCATGGTGCTGGTACATGGCAAGGGAAGGCGTCCATGA
- a CDS encoding ABC transporter ATP-binding protein: protein MNNPSEHEASDTAAIEVRNVRKVFDSGGKQVTALNDVNVAIRRNEFFTLLGPSGCGKTTLLRLIAGFEFPTAGSIRLNGKDIATLPPYRRPVNTVFQSYALFPHMSVAQNIGFGLKMLGKPKAEIAHRIDEVLRLVRMEDLRDRATSEISGGQQQRVALARALAPSPEVLLLDEPLSALDYKLRKQMQIELKRMQSDTGITFIFVTHDQEEALTMSDRIAVMSAGRILQVGSPHDIYERPVDRFVAGFIGESNFLQGHILTTREGLTQVSLDVGEVSAATLWASCNELPADADQADNKAVTVVVRPEHASLTDDIDRATLTGKLENIVYSGTDTHYHVSLPNRQSFIIRSQNRRGGTADHEQGQLVGISIDEAAAQLVTQ from the coding sequence ATGAATAACCCAAGTGAGCACGAGGCCAGTGACACGGCCGCGATAGAGGTTCGGAACGTTCGGAAAGTCTTCGACTCCGGGGGCAAGCAAGTCACGGCATTGAATGATGTAAATGTTGCGATCAGGCGAAACGAGTTCTTTACCTTGCTGGGACCGTCTGGTTGCGGGAAAACGACTCTGCTTCGCTTGATTGCTGGCTTTGAGTTTCCTACCGCTGGCAGTATCAGGCTCAACGGCAAGGACATCGCAACGCTGCCTCCCTACCGTCGTCCGGTCAATACCGTATTCCAGAGTTATGCCCTGTTCCCGCACATGAGTGTTGCGCAGAACATCGGCTTTGGTCTGAAGATGTTAGGCAAGCCAAAAGCGGAAATTGCTCATCGCATCGATGAAGTGTTGCGTCTGGTGCGTATGGAGGATTTGCGTGATCGTGCTACCAGTGAGATATCCGGTGGTCAGCAGCAACGTGTTGCACTGGCACGTGCACTGGCCCCTAGTCCTGAAGTACTGCTGCTTGACGAACCTCTGTCAGCATTGGATTACAAGTTGCGAAAGCAGATGCAGATCGAACTCAAACGCATGCAGAGTGATACTGGCATAACGTTCATATTCGTCACGCATGATCAGGAGGAGGCCTTGACGATGTCCGATCGAATTGCCGTCATGTCTGCTGGCAGAATATTGCAAGTAGGTAGTCCACACGATATCTATGAGCGACCTGTCGATCGATTCGTAGCAGGTTTTATTGGTGAGAGCAACTTTCTTCAGGGGCATATTCTCACTACTCGTGAAGGGTTGACTCAGGTATCTCTGGACGTGGGGGAGGTGAGTGCAGCCACACTCTGGGCAAGTTGCAATGAACTACCCGCTGATGCAGACCAGGCAGATAACAAGGCGGTTACCGTCGTGGTTCGCCCTGAACATGCCAGTTTGACTGATGACATTGACAGAGCGACGTTGACCGGCAAGCTGGAAAACATTGTCTACTCTGGTACCGACACTCATTACCATGTCAGTCTGCCGAACAGGCAGAGCTTCATCATACGTTCTCAGAACCGCAGAGGCGGCACGGCGGATCATGAGCAGGGTCAATTGGTTGGTATCAGCATTGATGAAGCGGCTGCCCAGCTGGTCACTCAATGA
- a CDS encoding cobalt-precorrin-6A reductase: protein MTSVLLLGGTTEASDMAHAMAHAMAYQGINAWFSYAGRTRAPKAQPIPTRIGGFGGVEGMVDWLQQHDISHVIDATHPFAAGISANALQACALTGVDLCSFERAAWQAGGADNWQYVCDIDAAVDALPQVASNIFLAIGKQHIKAFTRQAQHHYLLRLVDQPEEAPPLPFASYVVDRGPFTVEQDLAMLREHAIDIIVCKNSGGSGAVAKLVAARHLQLPVVMINRPIQQACTRCHSVDEVLDWLAHATLRGV, encoded by the coding sequence ATGACAAGCGTTCTTCTGCTTGGCGGCACCACCGAAGCCAGTGATATGGCGCATGCAATGGCGCATGCAATGGCTTATCAGGGCATCAATGCCTGGTTTTCGTATGCCGGACGGACGCGAGCGCCGAAAGCGCAACCCATTCCAACACGAATCGGTGGCTTTGGAGGCGTTGAGGGCATGGTGGACTGGCTGCAACAACATGACATCAGCCATGTCATTGATGCAACGCACCCCTTTGCTGCAGGTATCAGCGCCAATGCCTTGCAAGCCTGTGCACTCACAGGCGTTGATTTGTGCTCTTTTGAACGAGCGGCCTGGCAAGCCGGCGGGGCGGATAACTGGCAGTACGTGTGCGATATCGATGCAGCCGTCGATGCCCTGCCTCAAGTTGCATCGAACATATTTCTTGCCATTGGCAAACAACATATAAAGGCTTTTACTCGGCAAGCCCAGCATCACTACCTGCTGCGACTTGTCGATCAACCAGAAGAGGCTCCGCCTCTTCCATTTGCCAGCTACGTTGTCGATCGCGGGCCTTTTACCGTAGAGCAGGATCTGGCAATGCTGCGAGAGCATGCCATTGACATCATTGTCTGCAAGAACTCCGGCGGTAGTGGTGCTGTTGCCAAGCTGGTCGCAGCGCGTCACTTGCAATTGCCGGTTGTCATGATAAATCGGCCCATACAGCAGGCTTGCACACGTTGCCATAGCGTCGATGAGGTGCTGGACTGGCTTGCTCATGCAACGCTACGTGGTGTGTAG
- a CDS encoding extracellular solute-binding protein, with translation MFRQLCSTGPVTTLMAACLLMTGPAQAAGELNIFNWGNYTSPELIEKFEKTYDVKVTITDYDSNDTALAKVRAGGHGFDIVVPSAPYMHIWIGEGLLLETRPDQMENFKNMEDRWTGVDWDEGRHYSVPWQWGLIGTVVDTSVYDGDINTSSIFLDPPEELIGKVNVAPEMTDVMYSAIKYLGGEWCTDDKEFLRTVRDKLVEAKTKWIAMDYGTIEKFASRDYAAAFYWNGAAMRAREKNPDVRFGFPKEGFAYFMDSAAVLVDAKNPGNAKLFQNFIMDPENAAMISNFAKYANGIKGSDEYLSEELKTAPELSVPPELEASGAFLAVCPVEVNDLYARIWTDISK, from the coding sequence ATGTTTCGCCAACTATGCTCTACCGGCCCCGTCACGACTTTGATGGCGGCCTGCCTTTTGATGACAGGTCCAGCCCAGGCAGCAGGGGAATTGAACATATTCAACTGGGGCAATTACACCAGCCCCGAGTTGATCGAAAAGTTCGAGAAAACCTACGATGTAAAAGTCACCATTACAGACTACGATTCCAACGACACGGCGCTGGCGAAGGTACGTGCCGGTGGGCATGGGTTTGATATCGTCGTTCCCTCAGCACCGTATATGCATATCTGGATTGGTGAAGGTTTGCTGCTGGAGACACGGCCTGATCAAATGGAGAACTTCAAGAATATGGAAGATCGGTGGACCGGTGTGGATTGGGACGAAGGTCGTCACTATTCCGTGCCGTGGCAGTGGGGTTTGATTGGTACCGTTGTCGATACTTCTGTATATGACGGTGACATCAATACCTCTTCCATCTTTCTGGATCCACCTGAAGAGTTGATTGGCAAGGTCAATGTGGCGCCAGAAATGACGGACGTCATGTACAGCGCTATCAAGTATCTGGGTGGAGAGTGGTGTACTGATGACAAGGAGTTTCTGCGCACTGTTCGCGACAAGCTTGTAGAAGCCAAAACCAAGTGGATTGCCATGGACTACGGCACCATTGAGAAATTTGCCAGCCGCGATTACGCCGCCGCTTTTTACTGGAATGGCGCCGCTATGCGTGCTCGTGAAAAGAACCCGGATGTACGCTTCGGTTTTCCTAAAGAAGGTTTTGCCTATTTCATGGATAGCGCAGCCGTACTTGTGGATGCAAAGAATCCTGGTAATGCAAAACTGTTTCAGAACTTCATCATGGATCCGGAGAATGCCGCCATGATTTCCAACTTTGCCAAATACGCCAACGGCATCAAGGGGTCGGACGAATATCTGTCCGAAGAGCTGAAAACCGCTCCAGAATTGAGCGTGCCACCAGAGCTTGAAGCATCCGGTGCATTCCTGGCGGTGTGCCCGGTAGAAGTGAATGATCTGTATGCACGGATCTGGACGGATATCAGCAAGTAG
- a CDS encoding precorrin-8X methylmutase: MVHSYQTNGAAIYTKSFAIIRSEAQLSRFSADEEPVAVRMIHAAGLVGLERDIEFSPGLVNAARGALQAGAPILCDARMISEGITRARLPADNAVICTLHDPAVLELARVQSNTRSAAALELWREHLQGAVVAIGNAPTALFHLLNMLQDPSCPRPAAIIGCPVGFVGAVESKLALMQDLPVPALTVRGRLGGSAVTVAAVNALASTAQ, encoded by the coding sequence ATGGTGCATAGTTACCAAACCAATGGCGCTGCCATCTACACGAAGAGCTTCGCCATTATTCGCAGCGAAGCGCAACTGTCCAGATTCAGTGCGGATGAAGAGCCGGTGGCTGTTCGCATGATTCACGCGGCCGGGCTTGTTGGACTTGAGCGTGATATAGAATTCTCACCGGGTCTGGTAAACGCTGCACGTGGTGCACTGCAAGCAGGCGCGCCCATACTGTGTGATGCCCGCATGATTTCAGAGGGCATTACCCGTGCTCGCCTACCCGCGGACAATGCCGTTATCTGCACCTTGCATGATCCGGCCGTACTGGAACTTGCCAGAGTACAATCCAACACACGTTCGGCAGCCGCTCTGGAGCTGTGGCGAGAGCATCTACAGGGAGCTGTCGTTGCCATCGGTAATGCACCTACTGCGCTATTTCATTTACTGAACATGCTCCAGGATCCAAGCTGCCCTCGGCCTGCCGCTATCATTGGTTGCCCGGTGGGTTTTGTCGGTGCCGTTGAATCCAAGCTGGCTCTGATGCAGGACTTGCCGGTACCCGCGTTGACCGTACGCGGCAGGCTCGGTGGCTCTGCCGTCACGGTTGCTGCCGTGAATGCACTGGCAAGCACCGCACAATGA
- a CDS encoding ABC transporter permease, whose amino-acid sequence MARAFNIRSQPGFATIAMFCFFLLYLPIATLVVYAFNAGTSIALWEGFSLRWFVSAWNNDAIQDAALRSALVAIVAASIATVVATLAALATTRTQPYPGLSFKYALINQPLMVPEIVTAVSLLIVFSRIKVWTGYSGIGFLMAAHTAFCIPFAYLPIRGRLQGMDLTLEQAAADLYATPWRGFLHVTLPLLRPGIIAGFMLAFVISLDNVVITEFVKSGGQETLPTYMLGQLRRVVTPEINAISTIFLAFSVVIVTGFFLLSRKRN is encoded by the coding sequence GTGGCTAGAGCATTCAATATCCGTTCGCAGCCGGGTTTTGCAACCATTGCGATGTTCTGTTTTTTTCTGCTATACCTGCCCATTGCAACACTGGTTGTTTATGCCTTTAATGCGGGTACTTCCATTGCGTTGTGGGAAGGCTTCTCGTTGCGCTGGTTTGTCTCGGCATGGAACAACGATGCGATTCAAGACGCTGCATTACGCTCGGCGCTGGTTGCTATAGTTGCCGCCAGTATTGCAACTGTGGTTGCCACCCTTGCTGCACTGGCGACCACTCGTACACAGCCTTACCCCGGGCTGAGTTTCAAATATGCGCTCATCAATCAGCCGCTGATGGTCCCGGAGATTGTCACAGCCGTGTCTTTGCTGATCGTATTCTCTCGTATCAAGGTGTGGACCGGTTATTCGGGTATAGGCTTTCTGATGGCAGCACACACCGCTTTCTGCATTCCATTTGCCTACCTGCCAATTCGGGGGCGGTTACAAGGCATGGATCTGACTCTGGAGCAGGCTGCCGCCGACCTCTACGCAACGCCGTGGCGTGGTTTTTTGCATGTGACTCTACCTTTGTTACGGCCAGGCATCATTGCGGGCTTCATGCTCGCCTTCGTTATTTCACTGGATAATGTTGTCATCACCGAGTTTGTCAAATCAGGTGGTCAGGAGACACTGCCGACGTATATGCTCGGACAGCTACGCCGGGTTGTCACCCCTGAAATCAACGCTATTTCCACTATATTTCTTGCCTTTTCCGTAGTGATCGTGACAGGATTCTTTTTGTTAAGCCGGAAAAGAAATTGA
- a CDS encoding ABC transporter permease gives MNNTQHSQENKYGVDPDSAPSMVAADTLGSADDPHKRKAIRDRWLLSAPALLIIFFAAAGPLLVMLLYSFMAKGSYGDVKLWELSGEGWFNVFLQRDIFDDTLSFANAHLSIFWRSVKLSLSTTLITFLLGFPTAYFIATRPARTRDIWLFLVTIPFWTNLLIRTFAIQEVIRNEGILNSALVGLGLIDQPIQIMFTDKAILFGMAYVYLPLMVLPLYASMEKLDFRLVEAAYDLYANQFRVLWHVIVPLVKPGIIAGSILVFIPALGAYVTPRVLGGGKNMMLGNLIELQFGPGRNWPLGAAISVTLMVVVMLALMVYVRNVGKSETRRG, from the coding sequence ATGAACAATACGCAGCACAGTCAAGAGAACAAGTACGGGGTTGATCCCGACTCTGCTCCTTCCATGGTAGCTGCGGATACGCTCGGCAGTGCTGATGATCCGCATAAGCGCAAGGCTATACGAGATCGCTGGCTGTTATCGGCACCGGCTCTACTGATTATATTTTTCGCAGCCGCAGGTCCTCTGCTGGTCATGTTGCTGTATTCGTTCATGGCCAAGGGAAGCTATGGTGATGTCAAGCTCTGGGAATTGTCCGGCGAGGGCTGGTTCAATGTGTTTCTGCAGCGCGATATCTTTGACGATACTCTGTCCTTTGCCAATGCGCATCTGAGTATTTTCTGGCGCTCTGTCAAACTCTCGTTATCGACAACGCTCATTACCTTTCTGCTCGGATTTCCTACTGCTTATTTCATTGCAACCAGGCCTGCTCGTACACGCGATATCTGGTTGTTTCTGGTGACGATCCCGTTTTGGACAAACCTGCTTATTCGTACGTTTGCCATTCAGGAGGTGATCCGGAACGAAGGTATTCTGAATTCTGCCCTGGTTGGTTTGGGTCTCATTGATCAACCCATTCAGATCATGTTCACAGACAAGGCGATACTCTTCGGGATGGCCTATGTGTATCTGCCACTGATGGTGCTGCCTCTCTACGCAAGCATGGAGAAGCTTGACTTCCGTCTTGTAGAGGCAGCCTATGATCTGTACGCCAATCAATTTCGAGTGCTGTGGCATGTCATTGTGCCACTGGTCAAGCCCGGCATAATTGCAGGCTCCATTCTGGTCTTCATTCCTGCACTGGGGGCCTATGTGACCCCGCGTGTACTCGGAGGTGGCAAGAACATGATGCTGGGCAACCTGATCGAGCTTCAATTCGGACCCGGTCGCAACTGGCCACTAGGGGCTGCCATTTCTGTCACTCTGATGGTGGTGGTCATGCTGGCCCTGATGGTCTATGTTCGTAACGTCGGCAAGTCGGAGACGCGTCGTGGCTAG
- the cobG gene encoding precorrin-3B synthase, translating to MDASNKPLIHGACPGALQPMAAADGLIVRIRPPYARLSQPQAIALGELAQEYGIGQISLTSRANLQMRGIRASEHAALIKSLMKLDLVDVSIDSERRRNLVFTPFWIDGDVSHQVGARLIQALDKPGAPTLPAKFGFAVDCGATPVLTGTSADIRIQHSADGELMCLADGMGSGARVSIATAADTAMRLAHWFLDHEGAPQGRGRMASFLASGATLPAEFHEVLAAPGLACRPEPGKHAQGWLVAPEFGLLKSEDLYTLAPLGNLRLTPWRMILIEGVGDGAAAGVGLRAGDPRLNVFACTGAPGCAQAHSSTLGIARSLAAQLAHGERLHVAGCIKGCAHPSSAAITLVATAPDEYKLIRNGKACDQPVRVGLRAEQITSTPEYLLDFPENGA from the coding sequence ATGGATGCGTCGAACAAGCCGCTAATTCACGGAGCCTGTCCTGGCGCACTGCAGCCAATGGCGGCGGCTGATGGATTGATTGTGCGCATTCGCCCGCCGTATGCTCGTTTGAGTCAGCCACAAGCTATCGCGCTAGGCGAACTGGCACAAGAATACGGGATTGGCCAGATCAGTCTGACATCACGTGCCAATCTTCAAATGCGTGGTATCAGGGCAAGTGAGCACGCAGCGCTGATCAAATCCCTGATGAAGCTCGACCTTGTTGATGTCAGTATTGATTCTGAGCGACGTCGCAATCTGGTCTTCACCCCATTCTGGATTGATGGAGACGTAAGTCATCAGGTTGGCGCTCGACTGATACAAGCACTGGATAAGCCGGGTGCGCCAACGTTGCCGGCCAAGTTCGGTTTTGCGGTGGACTGTGGGGCAACGCCAGTGCTAACTGGAACATCAGCTGACATTCGCATTCAGCATTCAGCTGATGGGGAGCTGATGTGCCTTGCCGATGGTATGGGCTCGGGGGCACGAGTCAGTATTGCTACCGCTGCCGATACAGCGATGAGGCTGGCTCACTGGTTTCTGGATCATGAAGGTGCGCCGCAAGGCCGCGGTCGCATGGCTTCGTTTCTGGCCAGCGGCGCTACGCTACCCGCTGAGTTCCATGAAGTGCTCGCAGCCCCTGGTCTTGCTTGCCGCCCGGAACCTGGAAAGCATGCTCAGGGCTGGCTAGTGGCACCAGAGTTCGGCCTCCTGAAGAGCGAGGATCTTTACACCCTGGCTCCGCTGGGCAATTTGCGCCTGACACCCTGGCGAATGATCTTGATAGAGGGAGTGGGCGACGGTGCGGCCGCAGGTGTTGGCTTGCGTGCTGGTGACCCGCGTTTGAATGTCTTTGCCTGCACCGGCGCGCCAGGTTGTGCACAGGCCCATTCATCTACCCTGGGTATCGCCAGATCGTTGGCTGCGCAGCTTGCCCATGGTGAACGGCTGCATGTTGCAGGCTGCATCAAAGGCTGTGCACACCCGTCATCAGCGGCGATTACGCTGGTGGCAACAGCGCCTGACGAATACAAGTTGATTCGTAATGGCAAAGCCTGCGATCAGCCAGTGCGCGTTGGTTTGCGCGCAGAACAGATTACCTCCACCCCTGAATATCTACTGGATTTCCCTGAAAATGGTGCATAG